In the Halobacteriovoraceae bacterium genome, one interval contains:
- a CDS encoding CpaF family protein — protein MSSIAQDAIHNFLKPIRDLLEDDKISEVMINGAHEIFIEKGGLVFKAKNTFPGEEELFSAMRSIAQSVGRVLDNDNPRLDARLPDGSRIHVVLPPMAKNGITVAIRKFSKDDLTIKDLVNFGSLSPEGARFLDICVNLGKNIIVSGGTGSGKTTMLNVLGGRVPKTQRLIIIEDASELKVNSEHVVQFETRKPDPAQGISEVSIRDLVLSSMRLRPDRIIVGEVRGPEALDLVQVMNTGHDGSMGTVHANNPTDACTRLETLCLMGETKIPPDAIRKMIGSALQIIVQCSRYHDGGRRTSHISEVLGVDQFGRYITRDIFRWLQTGKDPKTGKYQGEMVPCNYVPTFFEDIIVNKLPFEKAGFISPGWAQKILKKAA, from the coding sequence ATGAGCTCAATTGCTCAAGACGCGATTCATAATTTTTTAAAACCAATTCGTGATCTTTTGGAAGATGATAAAATATCAGAAGTCATGATTAATGGTGCTCATGAAATATTCATTGAAAAAGGTGGACTTGTTTTTAAGGCAAAAAATACTTTTCCTGGAGAGGAAGAACTATTTTCGGCCATGAGATCAATTGCTCAAAGTGTAGGACGCGTACTCGATAATGATAATCCAAGACTTGATGCAAGACTACCAGATGGATCACGGATTCACGTCGTTCTACCTCCGATGGCAAAAAATGGGATAACAGTAGCTATTAGGAAGTTTTCAAAAGATGATTTAACCATAAAAGATCTCGTAAATTTTGGATCTTTATCCCCTGAAGGTGCACGTTTTTTAGACATTTGTGTCAACCTTGGTAAAAATATTATCGTCTCAGGTGGAACTGGTTCAGGTAAAACAACGATGCTCAATGTCCTTGGAGGAAGAGTTCCCAAAACTCAACGCTTGATCATTATCGAGGATGCATCAGAGTTAAAAGTAAACTCTGAACATGTCGTACAATTTGAAACGCGAAAACCTGATCCGGCCCAGGGGATTTCTGAAGTAAGCATTAGAGATCTGGTACTTTCCTCTATGAGACTTAGGCCAGATAGAATAATAGTGGGGGAGGTGCGTGGACCTGAGGCCCTAGACTTAGTTCAAGTAATGAATACCGGCCATGATGGAAGTATGGGGACAGTCCACGCGAACAATCCAACAGACGCTTGTACAAGGCTTGAAACTCTATGTTTAATGGGAGAAACAAAAATTCCACCTGATGCCATTCGAAAGATGATTGGATCCGCACTCCAAATAATTGTTCAATGTTCAAGATATCATGATGGTGGCAGACGTACATCTCATATTTCAGAAGTCCTTGGTGTTGACCAGTTTGGTCGATACATAACTAGAGATATTTTTAGATGGCTACAAACAGGCAAAGATCCTAAGACCGGAAAATACCAAGGGGAGATGGTTCCTTGCAATTATGTTCCAACTTTTTTTGAA